The following coding sequences are from one Methanosarcina sp. WWM596 window:
- a CDS encoding ABC transporter ATP-binding protein, whose protein sequence is MIRISNLVKDYEVRSKKIRVLDHIDLMVKDGEILGITGRSGSGKSTLLRIIRGVESFDEGTVEIEGKTVTPDSGIEGEQFLKSVTAIHLQRNFGLWNGPAIENVIRKLNYLRIGHEALPHNETEDYEELFAEAMEYMKLVGLGHKALHSTNLLSGGEKQRVLMARQLAAKPKVLLLDEPVTMTGPDTKQEVLDVIKGLKEKLNIPIIVVSHLPEIHAYLADRLIFLENGKIAADGEPAVVLKNFLRDLKPREELSESGNKETCIKVRDISKRYSLLRMGEVLNIKNFSLDVYGGEILAFIGPSGAGKTTIMKLMEGLVQPKSGFVEYLCRGDWVDVTGYSKKRMELRRIMSVMNQEFSMSVNSTVREQIRFRLSMKKQGAIEYARTKAQEIGLSDETLDTIYRLPDMPEEEKTAALREMDLNDTVFSELFPVVPATDVDAYARPVFEALDLQMEVLDKTPYQISGGEHVRAFIAMSLATSPEYLMLDEPFGDLDPVTLRDVTNSLKRINKRFGTTIVLVSHHMDFVREVAHRAVLIEKGAIVMDGKPIEVCQELLNRSNAPYMVHSLEDLIEGNLESQ, encoded by the coding sequence ATGATCAGGATTTCCAATCTGGTAAAGGATTATGAGGTACGTTCCAAAAAAATAAGGGTATTGGACCATATCGACCTCATGGTGAAGGACGGAGAGATTCTCGGAATTACAGGTAGAAGCGGAAGTGGGAAATCTACCCTACTCCGAATTATCCGGGGAGTTGAGTCCTTCGATGAAGGAACTGTGGAAATTGAGGGGAAAACTGTAACCCCCGATTCAGGGATTGAAGGAGAACAGTTCCTGAAAAGCGTAACCGCAATACACCTCCAGCGAAATTTCGGGCTCTGGAACGGACCTGCGATAGAAAACGTCATAAGGAAACTGAATTACCTTCGAATAGGTCATGAAGCTCTCCCGCATAATGAGACTGAAGATTATGAAGAGCTCTTTGCCGAGGCGATGGAGTACATGAAACTTGTGGGGTTGGGACACAAAGCCCTTCACTCTACCAATCTCCTCAGCGGAGGGGAAAAGCAGAGAGTTTTAATGGCGAGACAGCTTGCCGCAAAACCCAAAGTCCTTCTCCTGGACGAGCCTGTAACAATGACCGGGCCGGATACAAAGCAGGAAGTCCTTGATGTGATAAAGGGCTTGAAAGAAAAACTGAATATTCCGATTATAGTGGTCTCCCACCTTCCTGAAATCCACGCCTATCTTGCAGACAGGCTTATATTCCTTGAAAACGGGAAAATTGCAGCTGATGGAGAACCTGCCGTGGTTCTTAAAAACTTCCTTAGGGACCTGAAACCCAGGGAAGAACTCTCAGAGTCCGGGAATAAGGAAACCTGCATTAAAGTAAGGGATATTTCAAAACGCTATTCCCTTCTCCGGATGGGGGAGGTCCTCAATATCAAAAACTTCTCTCTCGATGTTTATGGAGGAGAGATCCTGGCATTTATCGGTCCGTCTGGAGCTGGAAAGACAACCATTATGAAATTAATGGAAGGATTGGTCCAGCCAAAAAGCGGATTTGTTGAATATTTATGCAGAGGGGACTGGGTAGATGTTACCGGATACAGCAAGAAGCGCATGGAACTCAGGCGGATTATGAGTGTTATGAACCAGGAATTCTCAATGTCCGTAAACTCCACTGTGAGGGAACAGATCCGTTTCAGGTTGAGCATGAAAAAGCAGGGTGCAATTGAATACGCGAGAACTAAAGCCCAGGAAATAGGACTTTCGGATGAGACTCTGGACACTATCTACCGCCTGCCCGATATGCCTGAAGAAGAAAAGACTGCTGCACTAAGGGAGATGGATCTCAATGACACGGTTTTTTCCGAACTTTTCCCTGTAGTTCCGGCCACTGATGTCGATGCCTATGCAAGACCGGTCTTTGAAGCCCTTGACCTGCAAATGGAAGTTCTTGACAAAACTCCTTACCAGATAAGCGGAGGAGAACATGTCAGGGCTTTTATTGCCATGAGCCTTGCTACTTCTCCCGAATACCTTATGCTCGACGAACCTTTCGGGGACCTCGACCCTGTAACCCTCAGGGACGTGACAAATTCATTAAAAAGGATCAATAAACGCTTTGGCACTACCATTGTACTCGTGAGCCACCACATGGATTTTGTTCGGGAAGTTGCCCACAGGGCGGTATTGATCGAGAAGGGAGCTATTGTAATGGATGGAAAGCCGATTGAAGTCTGCCAGGAGCTTCTCAACAGGAGCAATGCTCCTTACATGGTACATAGCCTGGAAGACCTCATTGAAGGCAACTTAGAAAGCCAGTAA
- a CDS encoding flavodoxin family protein, with amino-acid sequence MKVTVFSGSHKGREGNTLLMVEEFLTGAEEAGAETENIILAEKDIRYCTGKFECWLKTPGKCIIRDDMDDLLPKFMASDIVVFACPVYFENVPSIMKNFIDRLAPVLLPHFEEDEMGEYRHSKRYEKYPKFVVLSNAGLPGQTNFEVMRLFFRRLARTFHTELIAEIYRGEGEIFRGKKNIILKPLIGKYNKLLRSAGKDVVENQAFSEKTVKDLEKPIVPPSLYIKFGNEEWDRLVNESQEEGK; translated from the coding sequence ATGAAAGTAACAGTGTTCAGCGGGAGCCATAAGGGCCGGGAAGGAAATACTCTCCTTATGGTGGAAGAGTTTCTGACAGGAGCAGAAGAAGCCGGGGCAGAAACTGAAAATATTATCCTTGCCGAGAAGGATATCAGGTACTGCACGGGGAAATTTGAGTGCTGGCTCAAGACCCCTGGAAAATGCATTATTCGAGATGATATGGACGATTTGCTTCCTAAGTTTATGGCTTCGGATATTGTAGTCTTTGCATGTCCAGTATATTTTGAGAATGTTCCTTCCATAATGAAAAATTTCATAGACAGGCTTGCTCCTGTTCTTCTGCCTCACTTTGAGGAGGATGAGATGGGTGAATACAGGCACTCTAAGCGTTACGAAAAGTATCCAAAATTCGTTGTGCTTTCGAATGCCGGACTGCCCGGACAGACAAATTTCGAGGTAATGCGTCTATTTTTCAGAAGATTAGCAAGAACTTTTCACACCGAACTGATTGCAGAAATCTACAGGGGAGAAGGAGAAATTTTCAGGGGCAAAAAAAACATCATACTAAAACCTCTGATAGGAAAATACAACAAACTGCTCAGATCTGCCGGGAAGGATGTTGTTGAAAATCAGGCATTTTCTGAAAAAACAGTTAAAGACCTTGAAAAACCAATCGTACCTCCGAGCCTGTATATAAAATTCGGAAATGAGGAATGGGACCGGCTTGTAAATGAATCTCAGGAAGAAGGCAAATAA
- a CDS encoding flavin reductase family protein translates to METGEKKAIGARNFLYPMPTILVGADVNGKPNYLTIAFCGIVQASPPMIAVALGKMHYTNEGIRENNCFSVNIPSRYIVEATDYCGMVSGKKVDKSSIFKTFYGKLKKAPMIQECPLNLECRLVDTLNFGGANEVFIGEIVESYAEEQYLCNGVPDIEKVEPIVFSMYDNNYWGIGKHLGKAWGVGKKFSENINEKRNKNER, encoded by the coding sequence ATGGAAACTGGAGAGAAAAAAGCCATCGGAGCCAGGAATTTCCTTTATCCTATGCCCACTATCCTGGTGGGTGCCGATGTGAACGGAAAGCCAAACTACCTGACAATTGCTTTTTGCGGAATCGTTCAGGCAAGTCCTCCAATGATCGCAGTTGCCCTGGGAAAAATGCACTATACAAATGAAGGAATCAGGGAAAACAATTGCTTCAGCGTAAATATTCCTTCCAGATACATAGTTGAAGCTACAGACTACTGTGGTATGGTTTCCGGGAAAAAGGTAGATAAATCCAGCATCTTCAAAACTTTCTATGGGAAGCTCAAAAAAGCTCCAATGATCCAGGAATGCCCTTTAAACCTTGAATGTAGGCTCGTGGATACTCTGAACTTCGGCGGAGCCAACGAGGTTTTCATCGGCGAGATTGTGGAAAGTTATGCAGAAGAACAGTATCTCTGTAATGGAGTTCCTGATATAGAAAAAGTAGAACCAATTGTTTTTTCAATGTACGACAATAACTACTGGGGAATCGGAAAGCATCTGGGTAAAGCATGGGGCGTGGGAAAAAAGTTCAGCGAAAATATAAATGAGAAAAGAAACAAAAATGAGAGATAG
- a CDS encoding ABC transporter permease, with translation MLKIKQAIGISLGSIASAKLRSILTTLGIVIGIAAVVANVSLGESFNVFFEEEINAQGSNFIIIYSKEPNLFYNNELQIIKKTPGISGVSPIKQQLGEVTSFSQKKNIDIAGVTGDYEDTANIIMESGSFISNQDAFSAAIGSEVANEKFDRNISTRSSIDITLRLEGGRTVTRKFKVKGIIESPGTSFGGGGIERDTSIFIPVSTINQMLEEDDFSAFFAMSDNIEDLDVISDEVDKRLARNFGVSSRDIDDEDAKPYRIFNQADVLEQTNKLANSLKNFLVVVALISLLVGSIGIMNIMLVTVTERTREIGIMKALGFSGADILLLFLIESIILSLFGGLLGAGVGVGGAYAATSILNLPFIYSPYTFEAGLIVAIIVGVAAGVYPASKAAKLAPVDALRYE, from the coding sequence ATGCTGAAGATAAAACAAGCTATCGGTATCTCTCTTGGGAGCATAGCAAGTGCAAAACTTCGCTCAATCCTGACAACCCTCGGCATCGTCATAGGTATTGCGGCAGTAGTTGCAAATGTATCTCTTGGGGAAAGCTTCAATGTTTTTTTTGAAGAGGAGATAAATGCCCAGGGTTCCAATTTTATTATTATTTACAGCAAGGAACCTAACCTTTTTTACAACAACGAGCTTCAAATAATCAAAAAAACCCCCGGTATCAGTGGAGTTTCTCCCATAAAACAGCAGCTTGGGGAAGTAACCTCCTTCTCCCAAAAGAAAAATATCGACATCGCAGGAGTAACTGGAGATTATGAAGATACTGCTAACATCATTATGGAAAGTGGCAGTTTCATAAGCAACCAGGATGCGTTTTCTGCAGCAATCGGGTCCGAAGTTGCAAACGAAAAATTCGATCGGAACATATCCACCCGCAGTTCTATAGACATTACCCTGCGTCTGGAAGGGGGCAGAACGGTTACCCGGAAGTTCAAGGTAAAGGGCATCATTGAAAGCCCTGGTACATCTTTCGGAGGAGGGGGAATCGAAAGGGACACGAGCATTTTTATTCCAGTATCAACCATCAACCAGATGCTCGAAGAAGATGATTTCTCAGCCTTTTTTGCCATGTCCGACAACATTGAGGATTTGGACGTTATTTCGGACGAGGTAGATAAACGGCTTGCCCGGAACTTTGGAGTCTCTTCACGGGATATCGACGATGAAGACGCAAAACCCTACAGGATTTTTAATCAGGCAGATGTCCTTGAACAGACGAATAAGCTTGCGAATTCTCTTAAAAATTTTCTGGTTGTAGTAGCCCTGATCTCTCTGCTTGTGGGGTCTATAGGGATAATGAACATCATGCTCGTCACAGTTACGGAACGTACCCGGGAGATTGGAATTATGAAGGCGCTTGGTTTTTCAGGCGCTGATATTCTTCTGCTCTTTCTCATAGAATCCATCATCCTCAGTCTCTTCGGAGGCCTCCTGGGGGCAGGGGTGGGAGTTGGAGGGGCTTATGCCGCCACAAGCATCCTTAACCTTCCCTTCATTTATTCTCCTTACACTTTTGAGGCAGGTCTCATCGTTGCTATAATTGTAGGCGTTGCCGCAGGGGTTTATCCCGCAAGCAAGGCCGCAAAATTGGCTCCGGTGGATGCTTTGAGGTATGAATAA
- a CDS encoding ATP-binding protein, with amino-acid sequence MHYCITHGGGKILIKNTDKYPELFSSIPQSSQLSAVYSDIEELTELLVAYFKQGIERGDHCLWIIPDSLAAEKAENELKKAGVDVGKYITSSQLEIMPAGTLSESVLLLESAVKKLTEEKSGKALSEGVSGFRTNLDVKGAGSSFKTCFEGLEKIHEEISQGNRVNLTFLSTFPLEELSGSALLEMVEEKGVLVKRNNKWGYLVNTCNLNGHKELETTLLKAKKDAEATNRAKNSFIMNMSHELRTPLNSVIGFSDLLLEGAFGPMNTKQAKYVNNILISGKSLLEIINNLLDISRLEAGENTLKYEEVDVASLIGEVRVSLLSPASVKKITVELDIGPSVGNVRADMTKFRQILYNLVSNAIKFTPAKGKVIISACKKEGVLEVKVSDNGMGLSKESHEKIFMPFTQADSSAARGYGGAGLGLYIVRNFVDLHGGRIWVESEIGKGSTFTFTLPVESENAPLQENKKKKVN; translated from the coding sequence ATGCACTATTGTATAACACATGGAGGGGGAAAGATTCTGATAAAAAATACTGACAAATACCCCGAACTTTTTTCAAGCATTCCACAGAGCTCCCAGCTCTCCGCCGTATATAGCGATATCGAAGAGCTGACAGAACTACTTGTTGCTTATTTTAAACAAGGAATTGAAAGAGGAGATCACTGCCTCTGGATTATCCCGGATTCGCTGGCAGCCGAAAAAGCAGAAAATGAACTTAAGAAGGCAGGAGTGGATGTTGGGAAATACATCACTTCATCTCAATTAGAGATTATGCCAGCCGGCACACTTTCGGAGAGTGTTCTCCTGCTCGAATCTGCAGTAAAAAAACTCACGGAGGAAAAAAGTGGAAAAGCCCTTTCTGAAGGGGTTTCTGGATTCAGAACGAATCTCGATGTAAAGGGGGCTGGAAGCTCCTTCAAAACCTGCTTTGAAGGGTTAGAAAAAATCCATGAAGAAATCAGTCAGGGTAATAGAGTAAATCTCACATTTCTCTCCACTTTTCCACTTGAAGAATTATCAGGCAGTGCACTTCTTGAGATGGTGGAGGAAAAGGGTGTTCTCGTTAAAAGAAATAACAAATGGGGATATCTGGTGAATACATGTAACTTAAACGGGCATAAAGAGCTGGAAACCACCCTTCTCAAAGCAAAAAAAGATGCTGAAGCCACAAACAGGGCAAAAAACAGTTTCATAATGAATATGAGCCATGAACTTCGGACTCCTCTCAATTCAGTAATAGGTTTTTCTGACCTGTTGCTGGAAGGAGCTTTTGGGCCCATGAATACAAAACAGGCAAAATACGTTAACAATATCCTGATAAGCGGGAAAAGCCTGCTGGAGATTATTAACAACCTGCTTGACATCTCAAGGCTTGAAGCTGGTGAAAATACCCTCAAATATGAGGAAGTGGATGTTGCAAGCCTTATAGGGGAAGTGAGAGTGAGCCTACTTTCGCCTGCTTCGGTCAAGAAAATCACCGTTGAACTGGATATAGGCCCTTCTGTGGGAAATGTTCGAGCTGATATGACAAAATTCAGGCAGATACTTTACAACCTGGTCAGCAACGCCATAAAGTTTACTCCAGCAAAAGGAAAGGTCATCATCAGTGCCTGTAAAAAAGAAGGAGTTCTTGAGGTCAAGGTTTCGGATAATGGTATGGGGCTTTCAAAGGAGAGCCATGAAAAGATATTCATGCCTTTTACACAGGCAGATTCTTCTGCTGCCCGCGGGTACGGCGGGGCCGGCCTTGGATTATATATTGTCAGAAACTTTGTAGATCTTCATGGAGGGAGGATCTGGGTTGAATCAGAGATAGGAAAAGGAAGTACTTTTACCTTCACCCTTCCGGTAGAATCGGAAAATGCCCCTCTTCAGGAAAATAAAAAGAAAAAAGTGAACTGA
- a CDS encoding COG1361 S-layer family protein: MKGLKNPFISVIIFLLIVLSIFAAPASAATASANLKVTIVETNPYPAKIGQYLDLTVQVENIGRDRADDIDIEIVPEYPFTLDSQANEVQNIGALAPGKFASKEFHLFVDKNAQKGIRSIDIRARIDKTSPWSEKTFDIRIGTETFDSKGTVELEEIVLSPEVFMPGDRGTVTATLKNTATTPTVTIDGSDYDTNARIQAAVLRPLSDGVIVLDAPYEDMGLIGPGDSIKLTYNVMVSEDTREGTHNLELEIEGNSFDYNSRKNIPLEVDSSNVRVIPSKPLRLVNGEATLEFDVANTHPNEFNSVSIRPEAEGLKFYPAEYFIGPMDADELFTIEFDAAEDPSSENIERNSEPINLSLSASYGNGINKHENLVSNLQIQQVEENQGGGSGLIIIGILLVLVAAGLLIHRKRQQKNK; the protein is encoded by the coding sequence ATGAAAGGACTGAAAAACCCATTTATTTCTGTTATTATATTTCTGCTTATAGTCTTATCTATTTTTGCAGCACCTGCATCTGCGGCGACTGCCAGTGCAAATCTAAAAGTTACAATCGTTGAAACAAACCCTTACCCTGCTAAAATAGGGCAGTATCTGGATCTGACAGTTCAGGTAGAAAACATAGGTAGAGACAGGGCAGATGATATTGACATAGAAATCGTCCCTGAGTATCCCTTTACCCTTGATTCCCAGGCAAACGAAGTGCAGAATATAGGGGCCCTTGCTCCCGGCAAATTTGCATCCAAAGAGTTTCACCTTTTCGTGGACAAGAATGCTCAGAAGGGAATCCGGTCAATTGACATCCGCGCAAGGATCGATAAAACCAGCCCCTGGAGTGAGAAAACTTTTGATATAAGGATAGGTACTGAAACCTTTGACAGTAAAGGAACCGTTGAGCTCGAGGAAATCGTTTTGTCTCCCGAAGTCTTTATGCCTGGAGATAGAGGAACTGTTACAGCAACTCTTAAAAATACAGCTACCACACCCACTGTTACTATCGATGGAAGCGACTACGATACCAACGCGAGAATCCAGGCTGCAGTTTTGAGACCGCTGTCTGATGGAGTAATTGTTCTTGATGCTCCTTACGAAGATATGGGGCTTATTGGCCCGGGGGATAGTATCAAACTGACATATAACGTTATGGTTTCTGAGGACACACGTGAGGGAACTCACAACCTTGAACTTGAAATCGAAGGCAACTCTTTTGACTACAACAGCCGGAAGAACATTCCGCTTGAAGTTGACTCTTCGAACGTTAGGGTGATCCCTTCAAAGCCCCTCAGACTGGTAAATGGTGAAGCTACCCTTGAGTTTGATGTGGCAAATACCCACCCTAACGAGTTTAACTCCGTAAGCATCAGACCTGAAGCTGAAGGGCTGAAATTTTACCCTGCCGAATATTTCATCGGACCCATGGATGCTGATGAACTTTTCACAATAGAGTTTGATGCGGCGGAAGATCCATCGTCGGAAAACATAGAGAGAAACTCTGAACCGATAAATCTTAGCCTTTCTGCAAGTTACGGCAATGGAATAAACAAACACGAAAATCTGGTAAGCAATCTCCAGATTCAGCAAGTTGAGGAAAATCAGGGAGGCGGTTCAGGCCTGATTATAATTGGTATCCTGCTTGTCCTTGTTGCGGCCGGTTTATTGATTCATAGGAAAAGGCAGCAGAAAAACAAATGA
- a CDS encoding ABC transporter ATP-binding protein, whose amino-acid sequence MDMKNKILNHEVSSPGDSNPDAGKSSGTEEKMPPEKSFFASNEILDEEHLNCELPRSSRPERGTREKDLLKGAPVIEVINVKKSYTLGDMEVPILHDINLIVREGEFLAIMGPSGSGKSTLMNLIGFLDRPTEGKIIIKGLDINTLSDKEVARLRGLEIGFMFQTFNLIPRLTALENVELPTYANTKEGVDTRKRAKYLLKMVGLEDRMHHKPGELSGGQAQRVAIARALINDPTILLADEPTGNLDSKTGCEILGMFTRLNEEGRTIVMITHDPDIAKYADRIVFVKDGMVLKNSE is encoded by the coding sequence GTGGACATGAAGAATAAAATACTCAATCATGAAGTTTCGTCCCCCGGAGATTCGAACCCTGACGCAGGCAAAAGTAGCGGAACTGAAGAAAAGATGCCTCCGGAAAAAAGCTTTTTTGCCTCTAATGAAATATTAGATGAAGAGCACTTAAATTGTGAATTACCCCGTTCCAGTCGCCCGGAAAGAGGTACCAGAGAAAAAGATCTGCTTAAAGGAGCTCCGGTAATAGAGGTCATCAATGTAAAAAAGAGTTATACCCTGGGAGATATGGAAGTTCCTATTCTTCACGACATCAACCTGATAGTACGGGAAGGAGAATTTCTTGCTATAATGGGTCCTTCAGGATCAGGAAAAAGTACACTTATGAACCTCATAGGCTTTCTTGACAGACCTACGGAAGGGAAGATCATAATTAAAGGCCTTGATATCAATACACTATCTGATAAGGAGGTTGCCAGGCTCAGGGGGCTTGAGATAGGCTTTATGTTCCAGACCTTCAACCTAATTCCAAGGCTTACAGCTCTTGAAAACGTAGAACTGCCCACCTATGCTAACACAAAAGAAGGTGTAGATACGCGCAAAAGGGCAAAATACCTTCTTAAAATGGTCGGGCTTGAAGACCGCATGCACCATAAGCCAGGTGAACTTTCAGGAGGGCAAGCACAAAGGGTAGCTATTGCCAGAGCTCTAATCAATGACCCGACAATTCTCCTTGCAGATGAGCCCACAGGAAACCTGGACTCCAAAACAGGTTGTGAAATCCTCGGCATGTTTACCAGACTTAATGAAGAGGGCAGAACTATCGTGATGATTACACATGATCCAGATATTGCGAAATATGCTGACAGAATAGTGTTCGTAAAAGACGGAATGGTTCTGAAAAACTCGGAATAA